The Corylus avellana chromosome ca11, CavTom2PMs-1.0 genome contains the following window.
TCATGTTGCAAAACAAGCATGAAACATACAGAAAGTGACACAGCCAAGGATGAGTTGCCTGACCAGTGAGATGGTCTTGTGTATTCCCATGTCTCACCGGACAACTGAAGCAGGGTGTCGGGCGCCACCGGACATGAGGCATCCATTGCATTGCATGGCTCCGCCCATGTGGGGTGCGATGCATGAGAACCTGCGTCCTGGCTGCTGAAAGATGTTGTCACCGTTTCCATCGGCAACACTGTTGGTGTCAGAGCAGGTTGTAAGGGAAGCAACATGTTGACCAGTTCCAAATTGATGATTATCACACTCGGATATACTTTCACTTGGATGAAAGACATTAGAGTCTGAGACGCAATGGGTGCTACTAGTGCTCGACCTATCGGAATTTTTGAGCTTTCTTGTGCTGACAAAGCGTCCACCAGATCCCCTAACCCGATTTATCGCATGTCTATGCCGAGACTCATGCAGATATGGCTGCATTAAATTAAAAGGGATGCAGATCAGTATATTTTCAGCAATTTCcgagttgttttttttttggagggccATTGTTTTAATTCAAGATTCAAATCAAGAGTATAGATTTTCTAGAAACAAAACATACAGTTCCCGGAAGAACCAAATGCAGCAAGAGAATTCAAAAGAATGCTGAATTAGTGGACATAAATACCTTCCGAGTTTTGACAAGTTTGTTTTGAGCCTCAAGCTTTGCACGTGACTGTCTCCTTCTGAGGATTCCATGGTACTGTTTCGGATTGACATAAATGGGTCCATCATCCGTAAAATCAAGCGGCAGTGGGACTCGTGCAGGTGCTATCCCCACCATCTGGGGTTGAATCTGGTCATTTTGgaattatatataaatcataTCGAGAAGCAACAATCACAAGCaattgttgaagagaagatACGCAGTTAAAGACAAAGCTCAGACCAACGTAAAGTGGCTAAAGGGCCTTGCAATAAAAGAACGGAACATAAATTGGTAGTGAATACAAATAACACATCATGTAACAAATAAGAGTATACAGCTTCCTATTTTATGTATTATCTCCTAGATAAAACTAACAAGGGACAaggctcctctccatttcaaatgaagatAGTATCTATTTCATGGATTGGATTTAAAGTTGATGCATCACGATTTCATATATATCATTAGATGCATCAACTTTAAATCCAATccatgaaatggagaggatccttttccctAACAAGGTGGCAGACTAGCATCTATAGACCAAAAGGATCCCAAGATGAACTCAATGGAACTTACAATAGCCTGTGGCCCATAAGGAGTGAATAATCCACCAAAGTATGGCTCAACAAATGGATACGAAACTCGAGCCTGAAATGGGAGAAGAAGCAGGAGTCAAAGAGTAGTAGCCAACAAACAGAATCCATGATCTAGAGCTCAACCTACCATCGCATGGCTATGACCAACTTGAGAAGGATTGAACATCATATCTGAATTGttcaagaagaaaaatggcTTCATTTGACCTTCCACGCCCTTGACACAACCTTCATCTTGATCTGGATGCATGCATAAACAACTCGTTACAAGTTAGACTATTGCTTAGTCCCCTTCGTGACCCAAGTTAAAAAGTAAAACATAGAGCATCAATGTAAGCCATAACATGGGGGAGGAATGACCGTGTAGAAAGGATAACATGAAATAACACTTTCAGCACTGGCCTTGGTAGACCTATATTCAGCTAATTTACTTTAAttatagtttttaagttttcaagCCACATTTTCTACGGAAACATGTTCATAAACCTACCATGCATTACCAGCTCTCTAGTAAGAGATCGTTGTGATGGTAAGCATGTATTTGCAAATAAAATGAGCATTTGTTCCTTCAGAGAGAGACTACAAAGTAACATGAGTAAAGGGATCTGAAGACCTTATAAACAAGAGATAAGACGGATTATCTTGCCCATTCCACCCAGCTTGGATAGTGCCAATGGTATTCGATATAAGCATATAAAAATCTCCCAAGAATTCAAATCCTTATAATCTAATACTGCATTATAAGTGATTTTGTTGACCTTTAccatctttaaaaaaaaatcaccagaAAGAAAATGgggcatatttttttttttgataagtaaatggtgcatattaaaaattgaatctTTCTATACACACTTACCAACCAACTCccgaggaagaagaaaaaaaaaaaaaaaaagaaggagaaataCATTCAAAAACACTTTAAAAGCACAAAGTTAATTAAAAGGAGGATGGAGACACGGGGGGTGGCATTTATTTCAGGACATTATAAACTACTTCCTACTCTCCAGAATATCTCATCTCTGATCAATTTCACCTGCAAGTTTATATGTAGCCTTTATTTTCTGCCAAACCTTGTAGTACAACAAAAGGCTATCAATATAAGAGGCCTCACAAGgaatagaaaaatggtggaaCAGAACATTATGACAGACTCATCGAAGAGTGTAAATACCAGATTCTGATGAAATGCATTGATCTTGAGAATTGGTCCCTCTCATAGCACCCATTTTAAGGTGAGATTGACCAGTCAACTGAATTGTGGACGATTCCTAGTCCTGGTAGTTGAAGACCTAAATGTTTTGTATCGTGATAAAATTTAGGTGGAGATCCCTTTCAAGTTTGCATTCTTCGATAAAGATGACGGAGTTTGCTGTTCATCTGAATTCCACGACAACCAGCAATTAACAGTAAGATGAGGCATTGAATAaacaaaagttttattaaaatttttcttgGGCAAGTTCAGAATTTGTACAGCCTTCAAGTTTACCAATGTCTCCTGAATATGATGCAAAAGCCATAAGATCCTTACCAATAAGCAGGTTCCTTTTGGATCATTTTGGGATCACCTAAccaagagaaacaaaataattcaTGAGTAATTGTTTATTGATTATGTCAAAGCATGAAACACGTGTCtgcaatcatttaaaaaaaatataaactgcaaaaaaaaatggacatttcAATGAtgtaaaaggtaaaaaaaaaacatgccaCTATAAAGCCTCAAGTAAATGCATGACTTTTTTTCCTCATATGGTGGACTAGTAACCAAAATTTGAGAGTGAACACTTGTAATTTACTATGGTAAACCACAGCCATACTTGCTGGTCGGCCACACCATGATGATTTACTGTAAAGGCAAAGCCATAACAAGAACAGAAATTAGAATCTTAAAACTCCATAGCTTTAAGATCATtgattaataacaaaatatttgaCCATGTTCATGATCATCAGCTATTTAGCTCATCATCCATACTTGATCTTTTGCCTTTGGCCTTCTATTACTTTTACCAAATTAATCCACCTATGGGTAAAgcataaaaaatgattaattttttgtggattgatttattcttctttttttttcaggaaATTCGACTAAATGGGATATGCCACAATAtgataattttagtttattcATTTGGTTCAGGAAGTGAACAGTCATGAATACAATCTACAACACAGTACAAAAATCTTTTATATGACAACCTATCTAGGTAATTCGTAATATCTAACTAATCACATAGAAAAACTGTTGGTTTACTCATAATTCCCCtctttttggttaattatttaGTCACAGCTCCACAAGGACCAGAAGACTTGCTTTAAGAAGTTCATGCAAACAACTGCATTGCCAAAAATTCCTTCAGCAACAGACTCTATATGCAATCACAATTCAATATCAATATATACATTAACATTTAACATCACTATGAACTTATGAACTCAGACAACATAGTCAATTGATAAGAGTTTCCTTGAATACACTGTACTGACCCAAGGGTTATATAGATTCAAAGCAGTATCTTACAGACAAAGGTCctaagaaagaagagaaaacaagcACCTCCGGATTCTCATTTCTCTGCCATAGCATGAGACAAAAAGCATATTGCCTTCTACCAATCCCagaacacttttttcaaattacaTCAACGTGTATTCTTAATATCTTATGCAATTAGAAAGAACCAAGCCACTTTTGTTACTTTAACATAACTTTCCTTCCAATGGAAGGAGCATGCTGTcacaacaaatatttgaaaacacTGCTCAAACAACATGTTCTTGTATTTGATACGCTCAGCCAAGTTCATGACTCAAAGATCGCCCATTATCCTACACATGTATCAACGAGATATCCAACAGACAACTTGGTCACAACGGTATAaattcacatctagaaatttcTATCTTGTTACACAAAATCCGTGAGATGCCACAGAGAGATCACGGTGATCAAGTTACTTTGCTTGTTTGGTGTTtcaagagggaaaaaaaaaacctagtttTTGAATACCTAAATGCTTGACACAGTGTCCTTCAAACAAatattagaagaagaaagaagagggtGGGGTTTGTCCTGTCTACATGCAATTAtgcaataaaatcaaaacaaacagatCGCTGGAGAAAGTGATAGAAACCAAACAACAAGACACACAACAAAACAAGAGGACAAGTCTAatcacacaaattcaccttatGAATCAGAACAATAAATGAGACACCTTGATCAATAACTCATTCAGAAAATCAGTGACCAGTAAAACCCAACTAACCCATTACTCACTCCCCccacccctaaaaaaaaaaaaaaatatggaaaaagaaaagaaaaaactaactCCTCCTGGGTTGCCAAACTTCAACTGATCAAACATCGAAAGGGACATCCAGAAAAACCCATTACCATAAATGcgaaaacaatgaaaaaaatataataaaatccgTTCAGAACATGAGAAAAAGAACCCACCACCAAATGCAGTCAAAAACCCATTTTCAGAAAATGGAAATGCTCATACGTATGAAACGACCCACAACCAGAAACCTAGAAagcaaaataccaaaaaaaaacaaaaaacgtaAGGTCAAAAACCACCAATAGCAACAACTTTACCCAGAACTACTttcccatcatcatcatcatcatcaaaatgaTCTCAAACTCCACATGCATCCAATAAACAGCAAATAAAAGAAACCCACTAGGATGCCAAGCCAATACACGAACCCCCCGCGAGAGGGAAAGTACAGAAAAGAGAgcggagaaaaagagagaaagagaaagagaaaagaaaaaaaaaaaagaaaaaaaaagaatcagatAGAAAGCAAATGAAGCAATAGGAAAGGTGGATAGTGGAGACAAGATAACTAAAAAtacagagatagagagagaaagagagagacctTTGGGATCTACCTAGacatgaagaagaagcaaggaaCAGTGTTGTTGGGATGTTCTTGGACATGTCTCCTCTCTTGAGGTTTGAAACCaatacacacaaacacacacacactctctctctctctctctctctctctcttatttctTCTATGCTTCTCTGTTGCGTCGTCCGTACGAGTCCCTCTCTTTCTTGACCTTTGGCTTTACTGGAACAACCACCGAAGATTCACAGATTCCCCGGAATATAAAAACACACACCCTCACCCACCACTGCCAGGTCCAGCACCATCCCAAAGCGTCCTcgcctttctttttcttttcgtttttcttttatatatatttttttaatttttaattttgtttttttgggggggtgcgGTCAGCAATGTAAAACCTTCATCACCTTTGCTTGTATTTTCCACATGACGTCTTTTTCTGAGTGGCCCGCGCAAACGTCCAAACCTTTGGCCTTCTGTCTCTGTCTCAGCCGCCCTTCACTGTATTGCACACTTCCCACGCGCCGATTCACACGCTCCaattctttataaataaaattaatgttatttagtagttATCacacaacataaaaaaaatatttattgaatttttttcaaatcaaaacaaaaataattttttaaaaaattttaaataatgcatAACGACTGTTgtgacatattttaaatgacaatttttttttttttaaagtagttAACATAAAACGTCATTTAAAACACGCTACATCAATAAGTGTTTAATGATTGTGAAGAATatcattactaaaaaaaaaaaaaatgtacaccCTCTCATAAGGATATTTTGGAGAAAACAAGTACTTAGATTTTTTAGGTATATGGTCTAACTTCTTacttaaatgattttaaaaaaaaaattaaaaaagactAGAATGGGCAAAACTATAATTTTAGGTGAGAGaggcaaaacaaacaaaaaaatggaggtaaaatattaattttgaaatgttcatctcatttaaaatatatatatatatatatatatatatatatatttgaaagagaCTTTTAAAGATGTTAGAAAAAATTTTCAAGCCAAATGATAGTTCCACTCCTGAAAATTAGAGACGCTACCTCCAACAAAAGAGGGATCATGATCCTCTCCATTAGTGTTTTCATGAGGatcaaaattgtcattttttgttttagataatTTTGTCCCTTATAAAAGTATGAGTGgcttgaaattgagaggatccttcCCCACAAAAGAGCGGGTGGTCGCTCAATCTTCTCTATCAAAATTAATGCCACAAAGTACTTggttacttaacaaaaaaaaaaaaaaaacttaccatTGAATCTGTGTAGTAAATTGAATTTGCGAAAGAtgaaaattatacattttttatattttcaccaATTGGATTGGGTCTGTTGATTTTAGTAAATTTTTATCATTGAATTGATTATCTTGGTTTTCAAAAATTATCaccatttaataattaaaaaaaaatcaaaaacattaCTTTCAAAAAGAACATTAAATAAGATATACAATTTTATTAAGTAAATACAAACCAAACACTAAATTAAAGGCGTCAATCCGAATTAAATAGTTACCATACTATATCATGGTATGCAACATAATCGATCAAAGAAGCTGCAGTTGTAGAATCAAGATTCAAACTCATAAcattttgttgggaaaattgataattaattgacaaCCAATTTTCCACCGAACCTTTATATGAAATAcaagtttaagaaaaaaaacacacacaaatcaTACATTCCAAAAGCCATTATCAACACACTTGGTTATAAAACCATAATAAAGCATCACTTcttctaaaaacttaaactaataagaactatttaatcaaatactttaacactaaaaaatagATACCATATCGGGACCAtagattataataattttaccaaacaaacaagCAATTTCGGATGCGGCATGGCGTGATCCCTTAACTCTTTGTGATCGACAGTACATCCACGCGCTACTAAGACGCGCGAGGTTATTGATCGGTGTCCTGGGGAGATTTAGAAAATTCTACCTTAGGTTTCTTGTATTTTGCTCAAATTGTTGGCCTTATTTTCGGAAATGCCCTTGCCCTCTTTATTTTTCTGCTGTCCCCGGCCGCCGGGCCCTTCGAAATTAAAGGTGATATAAATGATATATAGATCCACCATTGTGGCTTCTacaatttgataaataaaagagttatgatatatattgttttgtttttataaatttatatgattttaaaattttattattgtattttatagtaattttaaaattcgtATTGATCTTGAAGGGCAAAATATCAAGTTCGTAAGGGCACAAAGGTTTTCTTTAATTTGggttaaataaattgaataaataTCAGCTTAATAAACTGAATCAAATGaaattcttttaaccaaatttgagtagtgggttttttttaaaaaaaaaaaaaaaaaaaaaattcaagtcaCCCTTGTTCTACTTTTTCCTATTTTGAAAAGTTATTATAACCAATAATTTTGtttgtcataattaaaaataaagtacATGATTTTTCAATTGTCATCATGTTCTATCTTTGAGTTGATTTTCATTGAATCTTGGAGCTTCTCATAAACCTATTGCTTGAGAGCATTAGACTTGCTTATCAAGAAATAAAGGATTaaagatttagaaaaaaaaaaaaaaaacaaaaacaaaaacaccatgTGTTGGCATGATCTAATTATTGCCATttttttagaccaaaaaaaaaaaaaatcacttttcaaAAGCAAAGAATTTGCATAAAAGAATGGAAATGCTTCTTATGGTGTTCTTCTGGTGTCCTCCtaattgtgatgtgacttttaaaatcacaaataaattaaaaatcaataataataatattaaatttaacgataattttaaaagcaatatCATAGTTAGGAGAACATCTTTCTTTTAGGCATTTCCCATAAAAGAACATGTCAACACATGGTGTTTTCTTTATCATATTCATATACTTACGAATTCAATTAATGATATAGAGGGGTAGAAGAATTATAGATTGAAATTCATACCTCTCTCTCCGAGGTCAAGGCCGATGCTAACTgtcttttgtatatataattactATAAAAGATCATGAACGAATTAGGAATACTGTAAGATTCATTTGCCTCAAACAAGTGGTCCTACACCCCATGTAAGTGAATTTTACATCTCAAAATGTTCGGGACAAGTGGACGCTATAACCCCATCTTATGTGAGATGAATGCAATTTGAATACTCCAATTATAactcattaattatttaatttgatcaaaaacattttatatttgaaGTCAAACGCAGACCTTAACTTCACCAATTAAGTTCTATGCTAACTaacttttgtatatataattactATAAAAGATCATGAACGAATTAGGAGTGCTATAAGATTTGTTTGCCCCGAAAAGCTGGCCCTACACCCCATATAAGTGAATTTTACATCTCAAAATGTTCGAGATAAGTGGACGTTGTAACCCCATGTTATGTGAGATGAATGCAATTTGAATACTCCAATTAAAACTcattaatttgatcaaaaacattttatatttgaaGTCAAACACAGACCTTAACTTCACCAATTAAGTTctactatttttaatttttttttaaaaaaaaaaaagaaaaaaaaatctactattTTTAATGGTCCACTACCTCtgatataaaaaacaatttcgtaaaatattttgaaaaaaaaaaaggaaaaaaacaaaaggtctAACTTCCTTAAAAGCAACGAAATGAATTcagtaataatatattatataagcacataaaaattcaatattatttttaattacatttcacattaatttaattattagatGACGCATTGATACACGACATGATAGGTTGCTCGAGTCACTTGGTATAAAGTATCTTTCTTAGgatcgataaaaaaaaaaaaaaaatttaaaatctaacatattaaaatcaattaaaaatataatcagaTTCCTTGTCCGTTGTCCgcatcaattaattaattatattcgacgataaaatattttaaatttttctttaaaaaaaaaaagaaaaaaaaaaaaaaaagaccatcaCGCAACCAGAAATGGCTGCCTTCAAATGGTTAGACATGGGAGTTGGGAGGGCCTCAACCAAGCCAccaaagagagagacagagagaggagaaaaaagggTGTAGGCCGTATAGGGTAGTTCGGTAAATTGAGTAGGTGTAATAAAAAATGCAAGACCAAAAGGTGGATTGTCGTTTTAGTCTATGTCGTTTAGCGAGAGTAAGTAGAATCTCGGGAGACTAGAAATGGAGAAATCAGAAAAGCCTCTGAGTTTGACTGCCATCCGACATTGGTAGAGAGAAGTCAGTAGAGACGAAGATGACTGCGTTCCTTCCTTTCAACCACACCCATCCAAACCCCTTCTTTTGTCTCTTACCcaatccttttgtttttgttttaaattttgttttgaacagTTCCTTTGGTACCATTTCAAAGTTGAGGCCCAAGGCCAATGAAATTGTTCAG
Protein-coding sequences here:
- the LOC132166433 gene encoding nuclear transcription factor Y subunit A-4-like codes for the protein MGAMRGTNSQDQCISSESDQDEGCVKGVEGQMKPFFFLNNSDMMFNPSQVGHSHAMARVSYPFVEPYFGGLFTPYGPQAIIQPQMVGIAPARVPLPLDFTDDGPIYVNPKQYHGILRRRQSRAKLEAQNKLVKTRKPYLHESRHRHAINRVRGSGGRFVSTRKLKNSDRSSTSSTHCVSDSNVFHPSESISECDNHQFGTGQHVASLTTCSDTNSVADGNGDNIFQQPGRRFSCIAPHMGGAMQCNGCLMSGGARHPASVVR